CGCGCGACCGACGTGTCGAACCTCCCTCCGGCCTTCATCGAGGTCGGCGAAGCGGAGGCGTTCCGCGATGAGGACACCGAGTACGCCCTGCGCCTCTGGGCGACGGGCGGCCAGGCCGAGCTCCATGTGTGGGGCGGAGGTGCGCACGGCTTCGACATGTACATGCCGGATGCCGAGATCTCCCGCGCCGCGCTCGCCGCCCGCGCCTCCTGGCTGCGCCGCACGTGGAGCAGCGGACGATGAGCCTGCCCCCTGTCCCCTACGATCCCGAGCTCGTCGCGGGACTCGAGGCATTCGTGAGTCTCGTCGAGATCATCCCGCTGCGCGCCGACACCATCCACGCGAACCGCGACCACTTCGCCACGATCATCCCGCCGATGTCCGTGCAGGTCGAGGGCCGGGCCGTGAGCTGGGAGGACCGCGTCATCCCGGGGCCGCCGGGAGCGCCGGACATCGAGATCACGATCGTGCGACCGCGCAGAGCAGCGACCGCCCCCGCCCCGGCGGTGCTCTCGATCCACGGCGGCGGCATGGTCCTCGGGACGAGGTTCTTCGGCACGGGCGAGCTGATCGATCTCGCAGAGCGACACGGCGTGGTCGGCATCGCCGTCGAGTACCGCCTCGCCCCGGAGCATCCGGGCCCCGCGCAGGCCGAGGACTGCTATGCGGCGCTGGAGTGGATGGTCGCCCATGCCGAGGAGCTCGGCATCGACCCGGACCGGATCATCGCGTCCGGCGTGAGCGCGGGCGGAGGGCTGTCAGCTGCCGTGGCGCTGATCGCCCGCGACAGAGGAGGGCCACGACTGGCCGGACAGCTCCTCGGCTGCCCCATGCTCGACGACCGCAACCAGACCGTCTCGAGTCGTCAGTACGACGGCTTCGGCGCGTGGGACCGCAACAACAACGACACCGCCTGGGATGCGATCGCCGGGACCGAGCGGTTCACCGACGCGGTCTCGCCGTACACCGCACCGGCACGAGCGACGGATCTCGCCGGCCTCGCGCCGGCGTTCATCGAGGTGGGCGCCGCCGAGACCTTCCGCGACGAGGCGGTGGACTACGCCCTGCGCATCTGGGCGACCGGCGGTCAGGCCGAGCTGCACGTCTGGGCAGGCGGATATCACGGCTTCTCCGGGTTCTCCCCCGATGCCGCCGTGTCGAAGGCGGCGGACGACGCCCGCGAGAGCTGGCTGCGCCGCACGCTCCGCCTCGACGGATGAGCATCCCGGTCTCCGGCGAACCCGGGCGCCCGCGGATGGGCACGCTGCACGCGATGCTCGTGCTGGGGATGCTGGAGGCCTTCGGTCCGCTGTCGATGGACCTGTATCTGCCGCAGCTGCCGCAGCTGGCTGCCTCCCTCGCGACGACCGAGGCACTCGGCCAGGCGACGATGTCGGCGTGCATGATCGGGCTCGGACTCGGGCAGCTCGTCGCGGGGCCGCTCAGCGACCGCTACGGCCGGCGACTCCCGCTGATGGCGGGGGTGACGGCTTTCGCGCTGCTGTCGGCGCTGTGCGCGATGGCGCCGAGCATCGAGCTGCTGCTGCTCGCCCGTTTCCTGCAGGGACTCGCCGGCTCCGCCGGGATCGTGATCTGCCTGGCGATCGCCCGTGACCAGTTCGACGGCGTCGAGCTCTCCCGCATGCTGTCGCTGCTGTTCCTGGTCTCGGGCACGGCGCCGATCATCGCTCCCGTGGTGGGCGGGCAGCTCGCGCGCATCATGGACTGGCGAGGGATCTTCTGGGTGCTCGGCGGTGTCGGGATCGCCCTGCTCCTGGTCGTGGTTCTCGCGCTGCCGGAGACCCTGCCCTCCGCCGAGCGGCACGGGGGCGGCCTGCGAGCACTCGGCGGGCACGCGGGCGCCGTCGTGCGCGACCGCCTCTTCCTCGCCGTGCTCATCGCCGCAGCGGGTGGCGGTGTCGCCTTCTTCACCTACCTGTCGATGTCCTCCTTCGTCCTGCAGGACGAGTTCGGCCTCACCCCGCAGGAGTTCAGCCTCGCCTTCCCTGCGGGGGCGCTGGCCAGCATCGTCGGCGGACAGACGAGCCGCCTGGTCGTGCGCCGCTGGGGACCGCTGAACGTGTACCTCGGCGGGATCACCACGACCCTGGTCGCGACGACGATGTTCCTCGTGCTCGCGATGATCGGCACCGGAGTCACCGGGGTCGTCGCGGCACTCGTCGGCTTCATGCTGTGCTCGGGGATCGGCGGGCCGAACGGGCAGACGCTCGCCCTCGCCCACCACCGCGCCAGAGCAGGCACCGCGTCAGCGCTGCTCGGGATGGCGACCTTCCTCTTCGGGCCGGTCGTCGCGCCGCTCGCCGCAGGGATCGGCGGCACCGATGCCGTGACGATGGCCCTCACCATGACGGTCGCCGCAGCGGCGTCGGCCTTCGCCGCCTGGGTGTTCGTTCGACCGGCGGCTCGCGGCTGAGCCGCGTGGGGCGGCGTCTCAGTACCGCGCCGAGAACGCCCCGTCGGACTTGAGCAGCTGACCCGAGATCCAGCGCCCTTCGTCGGAGACGAGGAACTCCACGACCGCCGCGACGTCGGCCGGTCGACCGAGTCGACCGAGCGGAGTCATCTCTCCCAGCTGGGTGCGCGTCTCGTCACCCATCCATCCGGTGTCGATCGGGCCGGGATTCAGCACGTTCGCCGAGATGCCCCGTGGACCGAGCTCGCGCGCCGCCGAGATCACGAGCCGATCGAGCGCGCCCTTGGACGCGCCGTACGGCAGGTTGCCGGTGACGTGGTCGCTCGTGAGCGCCACGATCGCGCCGCCGTCGTCGCCGATCTGGCGCGCGAACGCCGCGATCAGCAGCAGGCTCGCTCGGGCGTTCACCGCGACGTGCAGGTCGAAGCTCTCGGCGGTCGTGTCGAGGATGCCGGACTGCACGTCGTGCGCGTGACTCAGGATCAGCGCCGAGATGGTGCCGTGCGCGGTGGTGACCTCGGCGATCAGAGCGTCAGGGCCCTCCGCTGTCGAGAGGTCGGCGGGGTGATCCGCATCGCGCAGGTCGCTGGTGACGACGGTCCAGCCGGCCGCGCGCAGACGCGGCACGATGCCGGCCGCGATGCTGTTCGCGCGCGCGGCGCCGGTGATCAGAGCGAGGGGCATCCGGCCACGCTACCGGACCGCATCAGCGGTCAGAACCCGAGGCACATCACGGCGACTCCCGCCGCCATGGCCCAGGACTCGGTCGTGAGCAGGCGCGCGGTGCGCCCGTGGTGCACCGGCTCGATGACCCATTCCGCGACGACCGTCCACAGCACGACGCTGATCACCCCGACCACGACGACGACCGAGAGCAGCCCCGACAGCCCCTGGCCATGACCGTGACCTGCCACGGCGGCGGCCTGGCCGGTCGACGCGCTCTCGAAGGAGCAGATCGCCATCACCAGCGACACGAGCGCGCGGTGGCAGCACGTGGCGGCGGCCGGCGTTCCACGGACCCCCATGGTCCCGAGCATCGCGGAGAGCAGCAGCACCGCACCGAGGATCAGGCCGAGGACGGGACCGCCCTCGCCGACCGCCACCAGCAGCATCACCGCCGCCATCACGAGAGCCGACTGCCTGCCCTGCCAGGGCACGGAGCGCCACGCGGCCACGCAGGCCGCGGCCGAGACGATCGCCGCCGCGGCCATCAGCCACGGCGCCGCCGGCAGGAGATGCTCCACCCGCGAAGTATATTGATCGAGCGCTCAAGATAGCTATACCCCCTCGGATGCGACAGGATGTGAACGTGCCCCGCATCGTCGATCACGATGAGCGCCGCCGGCAGATCGCCGAGGCGCTGCTGACCGTCGCCGCCCGCGACGGTCACGAGAACGTGTCGTCGCGCGCGGTCGCGAAGGAGCTCGGCGTGGCGACCGGATCGCTCTGGCACTACTTCGACGGGTTCGACGACGTCGTGCGCGCCGCCGCCGCCGAGGTCACCCGTCGCACCGACACGCGGATCGCCGACGCCACCGCGGGCCTGCGCGGCCTGCCCCGACTGCACGCGCTCATGCGCGAGGTCCTCCCGGTCGACGAGCGCACCCGCAGCGAAGCGCATGTGGTCGTCGGATTCTGGGGGCGCGTCGCCACCCTCGAGACGACGCCGGATGCCGGGGCACCCACCCTCGCGACATGGCAGGACAGCATCCGCTCCTCCCTCGAGGAGGCGGTCGCCGATGGCACGCTCCGCGCCGAGACCCCGCAGGATGCCGTGATGGCCCTGCTGCGCTCGATCACCTACGGCCAGCAGGTGGTCGAGGTCACCGAGCCTCAGCCGGCCTCGGCGCACCTGGCCGTGCTCGAGGGCATCCTCGCCCCCTGGCGCGCCTGATCCGCACCGCCGCGGCCCGGGTCTTGTGACGCCGGGCGTTCCGTCGTACGATCGTGCCAACCCGTTTATTGAGCACTTGCTCGAAAATAGTGAGGTCGACGATGTCCCACCACCCGCAGCCCGTCTCGATCGAGAAGATCGCCGTCCCGCATCCGCTCGATCCGCTCACCGGCCCGGAGATCGCCGCCGCCCGCGCCGTCCTCGACGCCGCCGGCCTCATGACCGAGACCACGCGCGTGCCGATGCTGCTCCCCGACGAGCCGACGAAGCAGGAGCGCGCCGCCTGGCATCCCGGGGCGCCGATCGACCGGCGAGTCGACGTCACGCTGCTCGACATCGCCACCGGCGTCGCCACCGAGGTCATCGTGTCGATCACCCGCGGCGAGGTCCTCCGCACCGAGCGGGTGCCCAACGACGCGCCGCCCTACGGCCAGCCGCAGTATCTGTTCGAGGAGTACGAGCGCGCCGAGACGATCGCGAAGGCCTCGCCCGAGTGGCAGGCCGCGATGACGCGCCGCGGCCTCGCCGACCACATGGCGCTGGCGTTCTGCGGTCCGCTCGCCCCGGGATACACCGGCCGCGCCGACGAGGTCGGCCGCCGCATCATCCGCTCCCTCACGTTCCTCAAGAACGACGAGGCCGACTCCCCCTGGGCGCACCCCGTCGAGGGACTGATCGTGCACATCGACCTCACGACGAACAGCGTCATCCGGGTCGAGGACCACGGCGATGTACCGGTCCCCGCCGGACACGGCAACTACTACCCCGAGGCGCAGGGAGCCGCGCGCACGACCCTCAAGCCCATCGAGATCACCCAGCCCGAGGGGCCGAGCTTCACGGTCACAGGCTCCCTCGTCGAGTGGGAGGGCTGGTCGATGCGCGTGGACTTCAACGCCCGCGAAGGCCTCGTGCTGCACGACGTCTCGTTCGGCGGACGCTCGGTGCTGAGCAGGGCGAGCGTGCCGGAGATGGTCGTGCCGTACGGCGACACCGCACCGGGACGCTTCTGGATCAGCTACTTCGACGCCGGCGAGTACCTCCTCGGCAAGAACGCCAACCACCTCGAGCTCGGCTGCGACTGCCTCGGCGTCATCCGCTACCTCGACGGCCATGTGGCCGACGATCACGGCAACCCGGTGCGCATCCCGAACGTGATCTGCATGCACGAAGAGGACTACGGCATCCTCTGGAAGCACACCGACCTCTCCGGCCGCTCCGACGTGCGCCGCTCGCGCCGCTTCGTCGTGTCGTACTTCTCGACGATCGGCAACTACGACTACGGCTTCTACTGGAACTTCTCCCTCGACGGCTCGATCGAGGTCGTCGCGAAGGCCACCGGCATCGTCTTCGCCGCAGCCGGCGAGCCCGGCGTGCGGCAGAAGCACGCGACCGAGCTCGCACCCGGCGTCTTCGCCCCGGTGCACCAGCATCTGTTCTGCGCCCGACTCGACGTCGCGATCGACGGAGACGACAACCGACTTCTCGAGATCGACGCCCAGCGCGTGCCGATGGGTCCGGACAACCCCTTCGGCAACGCGTTCACCTGGTCGGAGACGCTCCTCGCGACGGAGCAGGCAGCGCAACGCGAGGCCGACACGTCGGTCGCGCGCGTCTGGGAGGTGCAGAGCGCCACGCGGACCAACCGGGTGGGCCGCCCCACCGCGTATCACCTGA
This genomic interval from Microbacterium sp. LWH11-1.2 contains the following:
- a CDS encoding multidrug effflux MFS transporter; this translates as MSIPVSGEPGRPRMGTLHAMLVLGMLEAFGPLSMDLYLPQLPQLAASLATTEALGQATMSACMIGLGLGQLVAGPLSDRYGRRLPLMAGVTAFALLSALCAMAPSIELLLLARFLQGLAGSAGIVICLAIARDQFDGVELSRMLSLLFLVSGTAPIIAPVVGGQLARIMDWRGIFWVLGGVGIALLLVVVLALPETLPSAERHGGGLRALGGHAGAVVRDRLFLAVLIAAAGGGVAFFTYLSMSSFVLQDEFGLTPQEFSLAFPAGALASIVGGQTSRLVVRRWGPLNVYLGGITTTLVATTMFLVLAMIGTGVTGVVAALVGFMLCSGIGGPNGQTLALAHHRARAGTASALLGMATFLFGPVVAPLAAGIGGTDAVTMALTMTVAAAASAFAAWVFVRPAARG
- a CDS encoding SDR family oxidoreductase; the encoded protein is MPLALITGAARANSIAAGIVPRLRAAGWTVVTSDLRDADHPADLSTAEGPDALIAEVTTAHGTISALILSHAHDVQSGILDTTAESFDLHVAVNARASLLLIAAFARQIGDDGGAIVALTSDHVTGNLPYGASKGALDRLVISAARELGPRGISANVLNPGPIDTGWMGDETRTQLGEMTPLGRLGRPADVAAVVEFLVSDEGRWISGQLLKSDGAFSARY
- a CDS encoding primary-amine oxidase, yielding MSHHPQPVSIEKIAVPHPLDPLTGPEIAAARAVLDAAGLMTETTRVPMLLPDEPTKQERAAWHPGAPIDRRVDVTLLDIATGVATEVIVSITRGEVLRTERVPNDAPPYGQPQYLFEEYERAETIAKASPEWQAAMTRRGLADHMALAFCGPLAPGYTGRADEVGRRIIRSLTFLKNDEADSPWAHPVEGLIVHIDLTTNSVIRVEDHGDVPVPAGHGNYYPEAQGAARTTLKPIEITQPEGPSFTVTGSLVEWEGWSMRVDFNAREGLVLHDVSFGGRSVLSRASVPEMVVPYGDTAPGRFWISYFDAGEYLLGKNANHLELGCDCLGVIRYLDGHVADDHGNPVRIPNVICMHEEDYGILWKHTDLSGRSDVRRSRRFVVSYFSTIGNYDYGFYWNFSLDGSIEVVAKATGIVFAAAGEPGVRQKHATELAPGVFAPVHQHLFCARLDVAIDGDDNRLLEIDAQRVPMGPDNPFGNAFTWSETLLATEQAAQREADTSVARVWEVQSATRTNRVGRPTAYHLIPEPTALLMADPESSVAARAAFATKHLWATRHEPGQIWPAGRYPNAHQGGAGLPEYSAGDRSIDGEDIVLWHTFGLTHFPRPEDWPIMPVDYAGFWFKPNGFLDQNPAMDVPESSQAHAAPAAEGCCGGGDACSCGH
- a CDS encoding TetR/AcrR family transcriptional regulator, with the protein product MPRIVDHDERRRQIAEALLTVAARDGHENVSSRAVAKELGVATGSLWHYFDGFDDVVRAAAAEVTRRTDTRIADATAGLRGLPRLHALMREVLPVDERTRSEAHVVVGFWGRVATLETTPDAGAPTLATWQDSIRSSLEEAVADGTLRAETPQDAVMALLRSITYGQQVVEVTEPQPASAHLAVLEGILAPWRA
- a CDS encoding alpha/beta hydrolase, with protein sequence MSLPPVPYDPELVAGLEAFVSLVEIIPLRADTIHANRDHFATIIPPMSVQVEGRAVSWEDRVIPGPPGAPDIEITIVRPRRAATAPAPAVLSIHGGGMVLGTRFFGTGELIDLAERHGVVGIAVEYRLAPEHPGPAQAEDCYAALEWMVAHAEELGIDPDRIIASGVSAGGGLSAAVALIARDRGGPRLAGQLLGCPMLDDRNQTVSSRQYDGFGAWDRNNNDTAWDAIAGTERFTDAVSPYTAPARATDLAGLAPAFIEVGAAETFRDEAVDYALRIWATGGQAELHVWAGGYHGFSGFSPDAAVSKAADDARESWLRRTLRLDG